In Burkholderia sp. NRF60-BP8, a single window of DNA contains:
- a CDS encoding S10 family peptidase: protein MPASKAKLLLGVVCSSLILTACNDDVTSSAAASAANSADPAGQVDRAYNDPNSYSSSANASLDASAAVEKAAVTHHQITLNGKTIRYTATAGHLVARNPQTGAPEASFFYVAYTADNQPAAKRPVTFLYNGGPGSASVWLHLGSFGPRRIQTGDPNANTSTFPFVDNQETLLDTTDLVFVDAIGTGFSEAVAPNTNQTFWGVDQDAGAFRDFVTRYLSVNQRNDSPKYLFGESYGTPRTDVLANLLETAGVKLDGIVLQSSILNYNTNCDMASDYVGNSNNGASPVSCAGFVPSYGTVGAYYQLDNPNPSNLPQYADQMRLLTAGSYAPAVNAYLASHTPPPPNLVTTMANSTGVKRALWEADFNVVPTFFDNSFQLSLVPGTLIGRYDARVNVPVSSPLAADGDPSSSFITKPFTDTIGSYLPNELKYTAQSAYSVSSNAINTWDWTHDGLAMPDTIPDLAAALTLNPQLKVLSLNGYHDIATPFYQTELDLARLGTQPNLTIKDYQGGHMVYLDDTSRPQEKADLVTFYSAAAH from the coding sequence ATGCCAGCGAGCAAAGCGAAGCTGTTGTTGGGGGTGGTGTGTTCTTCGCTGATTCTGACGGCCTGCAACGACGACGTGACGTCGTCCGCTGCTGCAAGCGCCGCCAATTCGGCCGATCCCGCCGGTCAGGTCGACCGCGCGTACAACGATCCCAACAGTTATTCGTCGAGCGCGAACGCGTCGCTCGACGCGTCCGCCGCGGTCGAAAAGGCCGCCGTCACGCACCACCAGATCACGCTGAACGGCAAGACGATCCGCTACACGGCCACCGCCGGCCACCTCGTCGCACGCAATCCGCAGACGGGCGCGCCCGAAGCGTCGTTCTTCTATGTCGCCTACACGGCCGATAACCAGCCCGCGGCGAAGCGGCCCGTCACGTTCCTGTACAACGGCGGCCCAGGCTCGGCCTCGGTGTGGCTGCACCTCGGTTCGTTCGGCCCGCGCCGGATCCAGACCGGCGACCCGAACGCGAACACGTCGACGTTCCCGTTCGTCGACAACCAGGAAACGCTGCTCGACACGACCGACCTCGTGTTCGTCGATGCGATCGGCACCGGCTTCTCGGAAGCGGTCGCGCCGAACACGAACCAGACGTTCTGGGGCGTCGATCAGGATGCCGGCGCGTTCCGCGATTTCGTGACGCGCTATCTGAGCGTGAACCAGCGCAACGATTCGCCGAAATACCTGTTCGGCGAATCGTACGGCACGCCGCGCACCGACGTGCTCGCGAACCTGCTCGAGACCGCCGGCGTGAAGCTCGACGGCATCGTGCTGCAATCGTCGATCCTGAACTACAACACGAACTGCGACATGGCGAGCGACTATGTCGGCAATTCGAACAATGGCGCGAGCCCGGTGAGCTGCGCCGGCTTCGTGCCGTCGTACGGTACGGTCGGCGCGTATTACCAGCTCGACAACCCCAACCCGTCGAACCTGCCGCAGTATGCGGACCAGATGCGCCTGCTGACGGCCGGCAGCTACGCGCCTGCCGTGAACGCGTATCTGGCGAGCCATACGCCGCCGCCGCCGAATCTCGTCACGACGATGGCGAATTCGACCGGCGTGAAGCGGGCGCTGTGGGAGGCGGACTTCAACGTGGTTCCGACCTTCTTCGACAACAGCTTCCAGCTGTCGCTGGTCCCGGGCACGCTGATCGGCCGCTACGACGCACGCGTGAACGTGCCCGTGTCGAGCCCGCTCGCGGCTGACGGCGATCCGTCCAGCTCGTTCATCACGAAGCCGTTCACCGACACGATCGGCAGCTACCTGCCGAACGAGCTGAAGTACACCGCGCAGTCGGCCTACTCGGTGAGCAGCAATGCGATCAACACGTGGGACTGGACGCACGACGGCCTGGCGATGCCCGACACGATCCCCGATCTGGCCGCGGCGCTGACGCTGAATCCGCAACTGAAGGTGCTGTCGCTGAACGGGTATCACGACATCGCGACGCCGTTCTACCAGACCGAGCTCGACCTCGCGCGGCTCGGGACGCAACCTAACCTGACGATCAAGGACTATCAGGGCGGGCACATGGTTTATCTCGACGATACGTCGCGTCCGCAGGAGAAAGCCGATCTCGTGACCTTCTACAGCGCGGCCGCGCACTGA
- a CDS encoding EF-hand domain-containing protein — protein sequence MKNRFIVVAAALACVGAAASLSAFAQASDAAAPARARQAQLGDPYVPPAARHPTAGTQTTGAALHAQVVRKLARQFSAADTQNTGSITESQARAAGLGYVANHFRQIDAGGNGRVSFADVQRYMQARDTSQQ from the coding sequence ATGAAGAATCGTTTCATCGTCGTTGCCGCCGCGCTCGCATGCGTCGGCGCCGCAGCATCCCTGTCCGCGTTCGCGCAGGCGAGCGACGCCGCCGCGCCGGCGCGTGCGCGCCAGGCGCAGCTCGGCGATCCGTACGTGCCGCCGGCCGCCCGTCACCCGACCGCCGGCACGCAAACGACCGGCGCCGCGCTGCATGCGCAGGTGGTGCGCAAGCTCGCGCGGCAATTCAGCGCGGCCGATACGCAGAACACGGGTTCGATCACCGAGTCGCAGGCGCGCGCGGCCGGCCTCGGCTATGTCGCGAACCACTTCCGGCAGATCGACGCGGGCGGCAACGGTCGCGTGTCGTTCGCCGACGTGCAGCGCTACATGCAGGCGCGCGACACGAGCCAGCAGTAA
- a CDS encoding IclR family transcriptional regulator, giving the protein MTKMPDSLALDARRAMPVNASLTDSIGATSTPLDLAAQQAGTQTLLRGLAILEAIANGARDMRAIGAALGTTRSTTHRLVSSLVQARYLRQVQGGYLLGPKLIELGTIALEQMPLTAVARPHLEALAEATLDTIHLGVRDGDDVLYIDKIPGTRGLEMRSRVGHRMPLASTGIGKAMMLDLDPDLWRSLFEAARRALAGVNFKPDNRPETSAFLQRMAHYAAGGYTFDLEENEASIRCVAAPIRDASGAIVAAVSVASTIPYMPHDRMDELIPLVQREARAISAELGWSPPQGTRRIKR; this is encoded by the coding sequence ATGACCAAGATGCCAGATTCCCTTGCCCTCGACGCCCGGCGCGCGATGCCGGTCAATGCGTCGCTGACCGACAGCATCGGCGCGACCAGCACGCCGCTCGACCTCGCCGCGCAGCAGGCCGGCACGCAGACGCTGCTGCGCGGCCTCGCGATCCTCGAGGCGATCGCCAACGGCGCGCGCGACATGCGCGCGATCGGCGCCGCGCTCGGCACGACGCGCAGCACGACGCACCGGCTCGTCAGCAGCCTCGTGCAGGCGCGCTATCTGCGCCAGGTGCAGGGCGGCTACCTGCTCGGCCCGAAGCTGATCGAGCTCGGCACGATCGCGCTCGAGCAGATGCCGCTCACCGCGGTGGCGCGTCCGCATCTGGAAGCGCTCGCGGAAGCGACGCTCGACACGATCCATCTCGGCGTGCGCGACGGCGACGACGTCTTGTACATCGACAAGATTCCCGGCACGCGCGGCCTCGAAATGCGCTCGCGCGTCGGCCACCGGATGCCGCTCGCGTCGACCGGCATCGGCAAGGCGATGATGCTCGACCTCGATCCGGACCTGTGGCGCTCGCTGTTCGAAGCCGCGCGGCGCGCGCTGGCCGGCGTCAATTTCAAGCCCGACAACCGGCCCGAGACGAGCGCGTTCCTGCAGCGCATGGCCCATTACGCGGCCGGCGGCTATACGTTCGATCTCGAGGAAAACGAGGCGTCGATTCGCTGCGTGGCCGCGCCGATCCGCGATGCGTCGGGCGCGATCGTCGCGGCGGTGTCGGTCGCGAGCACGATTCCGTACATGCCGCACGACCGCATGGACGAACTGATTCCGCTCGTGCAGCGCGAAGCGCGAGCCATTTCCGCGGAACTGGGCTGGAGCCCGCCGCAGGGTACCCGCAGGATCAAACGATGA
- a CDS encoding 2-dehydro-3-deoxygalactonokinase has product MTTSTRPVPDASSASPSLIALDWGTTSLRAYLFDAHGVPIDTRSRAAGVMHVPGGGARAFDAVFEEACGDWLDRAPGLPVLAAGMVGSAQGWREAPYVAAPAGADALVAGLITVTTARGATVSIVPGVIATGELPDVMRGEETQIVGALASDPTLGADRSGVLIGLPGTHAKWAWVKDGLIERFQTFMTGELFAVLRDHTILGRTMRMGASPDRDAFVRGVSVARGAQHTGLLATIFSTRTLGLTDRLAPDAQGDYLSGLLIGHELNALDAMLAERGIALADQPLLLIGDDGLCSRYVDALQVFGHAHARVAAHATELGLWRIASRAGLVRADGEPVCADH; this is encoded by the coding sequence ATGACGACTTCGACCCGGCCCGTTCCGGATGCCAGTTCCGCCTCCCCGTCGCTGATCGCGCTCGACTGGGGGACCACGTCGCTGCGCGCGTATCTGTTCGACGCGCACGGCGTGCCGATCGACACGCGCAGCCGGGCGGCAGGCGTGATGCACGTGCCGGGCGGCGGCGCGCGTGCGTTCGACGCGGTGTTCGAGGAAGCGTGCGGCGACTGGCTCGACCGTGCGCCCGGCCTGCCGGTGCTCGCCGCCGGCATGGTCGGCAGCGCGCAGGGCTGGCGCGAGGCGCCGTACGTCGCGGCGCCGGCCGGCGCGGACGCGCTCGTCGCGGGCCTCATCACGGTGACGACGGCGCGCGGCGCGACGGTCTCGATCGTGCCGGGCGTGATCGCGACGGGCGAATTGCCCGACGTGATGCGCGGCGAAGAAACGCAGATCGTCGGCGCACTCGCGAGCGACCCGACGCTTGGCGCCGATCGTTCAGGGGTCCTGATCGGCTTGCCGGGCACGCATGCGAAATGGGCATGGGTGAAGGACGGGCTGATCGAGCGCTTCCAGACCTTCATGACCGGCGAGCTGTTCGCGGTGCTGCGCGATCACACGATCCTCGGCCGCACGATGCGAATGGGCGCGTCGCCCGACCGCGACGCGTTCGTGCGCGGCGTGTCGGTCGCACGCGGCGCGCAACACACGGGGCTGCTCGCGACGATTTTCAGCACGCGCACGCTGGGGCTGACCGACCGGCTCGCGCCCGATGCGCAGGGCGACTACCTGTCCGGCCTGCTGATCGGCCACGAGCTGAATGCGCTCGATGCGATGCTCGCGGAGCGCGGCATCGCGCTCGCGGACCAGCCGTTGCTGCTGATCGGCGACGACGGCTTGTGCTCGCGCTACGTCGATGCGCTTCAGGTATTCGGCCATGCGCATGCGCGTGTCGCCGCGCATGCGACCGAGCTCGGCCTGTGGCGGATCGCGTCGCGCGCCGGGCTCGTGCGCGCGGACGGCGAACCCGTCTGCGCCGATCACTGA
- a CDS encoding 2-dehydro-3-deoxy-6-phosphogalactonate aldolase — MPSDLTLPAPYTPHAALMRAFDACPLIAIMRGITPAEAADHGRALYDAGFRIVEVPLNSPDPFDSIAALRRALPDDAIVGAGTVLRAEYVDRVQDAGGALIVMPHSDAAVIRRARELGLASAPGVATPTEAFAALTNGADVLKMFPAEQLGVTVVKAWRAVIDRAVPLIPVGGIAPDNMRPFLDAGANGFGLGSALYRPGQSADTTAANARAFQAGLRVARGGAA; from the coding sequence ATGCCGTCCGACCTGACATTGCCCGCGCCGTACACGCCCCACGCCGCATTGATGCGCGCGTTCGACGCGTGTCCGCTGATCGCGATCATGCGCGGCATCACGCCCGCCGAAGCGGCCGATCACGGCCGCGCGCTCTACGACGCCGGCTTCCGGATCGTCGAGGTGCCGCTCAACTCGCCGGACCCGTTCGACAGCATCGCGGCGCTGCGGCGCGCGTTGCCGGACGACGCGATCGTCGGCGCGGGCACCGTGCTGCGCGCCGAGTACGTCGACCGCGTGCAGGACGCGGGCGGCGCGCTGATCGTGATGCCGCACAGCGACGCAGCCGTGATCCGCCGCGCACGCGAGCTCGGGCTGGCGAGCGCGCCGGGCGTCGCGACGCCGACCGAAGCGTTTGCGGCGCTGACGAACGGCGCCGACGTGCTGAAGATGTTCCCGGCCGAGCAACTCGGCGTGACGGTCGTGAAGGCATGGCGCGCGGTGATCGACCGCGCGGTGCCGCTGATTCCGGTCGGCGGGATCGCGCCGGACAACATGCGCCCGTTCCTCGACGCCGGCGCGAACGGCTTCGGGCTCGGTTCGGCGCTGTACCGCCCCGGCCAGTCCGCCGACACGACCGCGGCGAATGCGCGTGCGTTCCAGGCCGGCTTGCGCGTCGCGCGCGGCGGAGCCGCATGA
- a CDS encoding SDR family oxidoreductase: MGRLAGKVAMVTGAGRGIGAAIARAFVREGAAVALVDLDFPQAQHTAAAIARECDGARVLPLQADVARQQAVRDALAQTEAAFGPLDVLVNNAGINVFADPLTMTDDDWRRCFAVDLDGVWHGCRAALEGMVERGRGSIVNIASTHAFRIIPGCFPYPVAKHGVLGLTRALGIEYAARNVRVNAIAPGYIETQLTRDWWDAQPDPAAARAETLALQPMKRIGRPEEVAMTAVFLASDEAPFINAACITVDGGRAALYHD, translated from the coding sequence ATGGGCCGCCTCGCGGGCAAGGTCGCGATGGTGACGGGCGCGGGCCGCGGCATCGGCGCCGCGATCGCGCGCGCGTTCGTGCGCGAAGGCGCGGCCGTCGCGCTCGTCGATCTCGACTTCCCGCAGGCGCAGCATACGGCCGCCGCGATTGCACGCGAATGCGACGGCGCGCGCGTGCTGCCGCTGCAGGCGGACGTCGCGCGGCAGCAGGCGGTGCGCGATGCGCTCGCGCAGACCGAAGCGGCGTTCGGCCCGCTCGACGTGCTCGTGAACAACGCGGGCATCAACGTGTTCGCCGATCCGCTGACGATGACCGACGACGACTGGCGGCGCTGCTTCGCGGTCGATCTCGACGGCGTGTGGCATGGCTGCCGCGCGGCGCTGGAGGGCATGGTCGAGCGCGGGCGCGGCAGCATCGTGAACATCGCGTCGACGCATGCATTCAGGATCATCCCGGGCTGCTTTCCGTACCCGGTCGCGAAGCACGGCGTGCTGGGGCTCACGCGGGCGCTCGGCATCGAATACGCGGCGCGCAACGTGCGCGTGAACGCGATCGCGCCGGGCTACATCGAGACGCAGCTGACGCGCGACTGGTGGGACGCGCAGCCCGATCCGGCCGCGGCGCGTGCCGAGACGCTCGCGCTGCAGCCGATGAAGCGGATCGGCCGCCCGGAGGAGGTCGCGATGACGGCCGTGTTTCTGGCGTCCGACGAGGCGCCGTTCATCAATGCCGCGTGCATCACCGTCGATGGCGGGCGCGCGGCGCTGTATCACGACTGA
- a CDS encoding arabinose ABC transporter substrate-binding protein, whose protein sequence is MKRRTFVTLAAAAAVVMGSPVAHAADPVKIGFLVKQPEEPWFQDEWKFAEIAAKQKGFTLVKIGAPSGEKVMSAIDNLSAQKAQGFIICTPDVKLGPGIVAKAKSHNLKMMTVDDRLVDGAGKPIEAVPHMGISAYNIGKQVGDGIAAEIKKRGWDMKDVGAIDITYEQLPTAHDRTSGATDALVAAGFPKANVIAAPQAKTDTENAFNAANIALTKNPQFKHWVAYGLNDEAVLGAVRAAEGRGFKADNMIGIGIGGSDSALNEFKKPQPTGFYGTVIISPKRHGEETSDLMYAWITQGKAPPPLTLTTGMLATRDNVAKVREEMGLASK, encoded by the coding sequence ATGAAACGCAGAACGTTCGTAACGCTGGCCGCCGCGGCCGCGGTGGTGATGGGCAGCCCGGTCGCGCACGCGGCCGACCCGGTCAAGATCGGCTTCCTGGTGAAGCAGCCGGAAGAGCCGTGGTTCCAGGACGAATGGAAATTCGCCGAGATCGCCGCGAAGCAGAAGGGCTTCACGCTCGTGAAGATCGGCGCGCCGTCCGGCGAGAAGGTGATGAGCGCGATCGACAACCTGTCCGCGCAGAAGGCTCAGGGCTTCATCATCTGCACGCCCGACGTGAAGCTCGGGCCGGGCATCGTCGCGAAGGCGAAGTCGCACAACCTGAAGATGATGACGGTCGACGACCGCCTCGTCGACGGCGCGGGCAAGCCGATCGAGGCGGTGCCGCACATGGGGATCTCCGCGTACAACATCGGCAAGCAGGTCGGCGACGGCATCGCGGCCGAGATCAAGAAGCGCGGCTGGGACATGAAGGACGTCGGCGCGATCGACATCACCTACGAGCAGTTGCCGACCGCGCACGACCGCACGAGCGGCGCGACCGACGCGCTGGTCGCCGCCGGCTTCCCGAAGGCGAACGTGATCGCGGCGCCGCAGGCGAAGACCGACACGGAAAACGCGTTCAACGCGGCGAACATCGCGCTCACGAAGAACCCGCAGTTCAAGCACTGGGTCGCCTACGGCCTGAACGACGAGGCCGTGCTCGGCGCGGTGCGCGCGGCCGAAGGGCGCGGCTTCAAGGCCGACAACATGATCGGCATCGGCATCGGCGGTTCCGATTCGGCGTTGAACGAGTTCAAGAAGCCGCAGCCGACGGGCTTCTACGGCACCGTGATCATCAGCCCGAAGCGCCACGGCGAGGAAACCTCGGACCTGATGTACGCGTGGATCACGCAGGGCAAGGCGCCGCCGCCGCTGACGCTGACGACGGGCATGCTCGCGACGCGCGACAACGTGGCGAAGGTGCGCGAGGAGATGGGGCTCGCGTCGAAGTAA
- the araG gene encoding L-arabinose ABC transporter ATP-binding protein AraG, with protein sequence MSAALRFDNIGKVFPGVRALDGISFDVHAGEVHGLMGENGAGKSTLLKILGGEYQPDAGSVLVDGQPVQFASAAASIAAGIAVIHQELQYVPDLTVAENLLLGRLPNAFGWVRKREAKRYVRERLAEMGVDLDPDARLGRLSIAQRQMVEICKALMRNARVIALDEPTSSLSHRETEVLFKLVDDLRAQGRALIYISHRMDEIYRLCDACTIFRDGRKIASHESLADVPRERLVAEMVGREISDIYHYAPRALGDVRFSAEGVDGPALREPASFSVRAGEIVGFFGLVGAGRSELMRLVYGADRRRAGVLTLDGARIDVKRTGDAIRHGIVLCPEDRKEEGIIAIASVAENINISCRRHSLRAGLFINGKTESETADRFIQRLKIKTPNRRQKIRFLSGGNQQKAILSRWLAEPDLKVVILDEPTRGIDVGAKHEIYDVIYRLAERGCAIVMVSSELPEVLGVSDRVVVMREGRIAGELPRAQANEHAVLNLALPQTSAVQAA encoded by the coding sequence GTGTCAGCGGCACTGCGTTTTGACAATATCGGCAAGGTATTTCCCGGCGTGCGCGCACTCGACGGCATTTCGTTCGACGTGCATGCGGGCGAGGTGCATGGCCTGATGGGCGAGAACGGCGCGGGCAAGTCGACGCTGTTGAAGATTCTCGGCGGCGAATACCAGCCCGATGCGGGCAGCGTGCTGGTCGACGGCCAGCCCGTGCAGTTCGCGAGTGCGGCCGCGTCGATCGCGGCCGGCATCGCGGTGATTCACCAGGAATTGCAGTACGTGCCCGACCTGACGGTCGCGGAAAACCTGTTGCTCGGCCGCCTGCCGAACGCGTTCGGCTGGGTGAGAAAGCGCGAGGCGAAGCGTTACGTGCGCGAGCGGCTCGCCGAGATGGGCGTCGATCTCGATCCGGATGCGCGGCTCGGGCGGCTGTCGATCGCGCAGCGGCAGATGGTCGAGATCTGCAAGGCGCTGATGCGCAACGCGCGCGTGATCGCGCTCGACGAACCGACGAGCTCGCTGTCGCATCGCGAGACCGAGGTGCTGTTCAAACTGGTCGACGATCTGCGTGCGCAAGGCCGCGCGCTGATCTACATCTCGCACCGGATGGACGAGATCTACCGGCTGTGCGATGCGTGCACGATCTTTCGCGACGGGCGCAAGATCGCGTCGCACGAATCGCTGGCCGACGTGCCGCGCGAGCGGCTGGTTGCCGAGATGGTCGGGCGCGAGATTTCGGACATCTACCATTACGCGCCGCGCGCGCTCGGCGACGTGCGGTTTTCCGCCGAAGGCGTCGACGGCCCGGCGCTGCGCGAACCGGCGAGCTTCTCGGTGCGCGCGGGCGAGATCGTCGGTTTCTTCGGGCTCGTCGGCGCGGGTCGCAGCGAGCTGATGCGGCTCGTGTACGGCGCGGACCGCCGGCGCGCGGGCGTGCTGACGCTCGACGGCGCGCGCATCGACGTGAAGCGCACCGGCGACGCGATTCGGCACGGCATCGTGCTGTGCCCCGAGGACCGCAAGGAAGAAGGGATCATCGCGATCGCGTCGGTCGCGGAGAACATCAACATCAGCTGCCGTCGCCATTCGCTGCGCGCGGGGCTCTTCATCAACGGCAAGACCGAAAGCGAGACGGCCGACCGCTTCATCCAGCGGCTGAAGATCAAGACGCCGAACCGGCGCCAGAAGATCCGCTTCCTGTCGGGCGGCAACCAGCAGAAGGCGATCCTGTCGCGCTGGCTCGCGGAGCCCGACCTGAAGGTCGTGATCCTCGACGAGCCGACGCGCGGGATCGACGTCGGCGCGAAGCACGAGATCTACGACGTGATCTACCGGCTCGCGGAGCGCGGCTGCGCGATCGTGATGGTGTCGTCGGAACTGCCGGAAGTGCTCGGCGTGTCCGACCGCGTCGTCGTGATGCGCGAAGGCCGCATCGCCGGCGAGCTGCCGCGCGCGCAGGCGAACGAGCACGCGGTGCTGAACCTGGCGCTGCCGCAGACGAGCGCGGTCCAGGCCGCCTGA
- the araH gene encoding L-arabinose ABC transporter permease AraH, giving the protein MQVNENLASAAAKPSADALVPQQSDRQKWWQHLTEYSLIAIFAVMFITMSLTVDHFFSIDNMLGLALSISQIGMVACTMMFCLASRDFDLSIGSTVAFSGVLCAMVLNATDNTFVAIVAAVAAGATIGFVNGAVIAYLRINALITTLATMEIVRGLGFIVSKGQAVGVSSDTFIALGGMSMFGVSLPIWVTLLCFIGFGVLLNQTVYGRNTLAIGGNPEASRLAGINVERTRVYIFLIQGAVTALAGVILASRITSGQPNAAQGFELNVISACVLGGVSLMGGRATISGVVIGVLIMGTVENVMNLLNIDAFYQYLVRGAILLAAVLLDQLKNRGVRD; this is encoded by the coding sequence ATGCAAGTCAACGAAAACCTTGCCAGCGCTGCCGCGAAGCCGTCGGCCGACGCGCTGGTGCCACAGCAGAGCGACCGCCAGAAGTGGTGGCAGCATCTGACCGAATACAGCCTGATCGCGATCTTCGCGGTGATGTTCATCACGATGTCGCTGACCGTCGATCACTTCTTCTCGATCGACAACATGCTCGGCCTCGCGCTGTCGATCTCGCAGATCGGCATGGTCGCGTGCACGATGATGTTCTGTCTCGCGTCGCGCGACTTCGACCTGTCGATCGGCTCGACCGTCGCGTTCTCCGGCGTGCTGTGCGCGATGGTGCTGAACGCGACCGACAACACGTTCGTCGCGATCGTCGCGGCGGTCGCCGCCGGCGCGACGATCGGCTTCGTGAACGGCGCGGTGATCGCGTACCTGCGCATCAACGCGCTGATCACGACGCTCGCGACGATGGAGATCGTGCGCGGGCTCGGCTTCATCGTGTCGAAGGGGCAGGCGGTCGGCGTGTCGTCGGACACGTTCATCGCGCTCGGCGGGATGTCGATGTTCGGCGTGTCGCTGCCGATCTGGGTCACGCTGCTGTGCTTCATCGGCTTCGGCGTGCTGCTGAACCAGACCGTCTACGGCCGCAACACGCTCGCGATCGGCGGCAATCCGGAAGCGTCGCGGCTCGCGGGGATCAACGTCGAACGCACGCGCGTGTACATCTTCCTGATCCAGGGCGCGGTGACGGCGCTCGCGGGCGTGATTCTCGCGTCGCGCATCACGTCGGGTCAGCCGAACGCCGCGCAGGGTTTCGAGCTGAACGTGATCTCCGCGTGCGTGCTCGGCGGCGTGTCGCTGATGGGCGGTCGCGCGACGATCTCGGGCGTCGTGATCGGCGTGCTGATCATGGGTACCGTCGAGAACGTGATGAACCTGCTGAACATCGACGCGTTCTACCAGTACCTCGTGCGCGGCGCGATCCTGCTCGCGGCCGTGCTGCTCGACCAGCTCAAGAACCGCGGCGTACGCGACTGA
- a CDS encoding SDR family NAD(P)-dependent oxidoreductase, whose product MTIDNSTPDPHAASDARFARYPSLEDRAVLITGGATGIGASFVEHFAEQGARVAFVDLDAAAGAALAERLTHARHAPLFLSCDLTDIDALRRAIDAIRARIGAIAVLVNNAANDVRHAIGDVTPASFDAGIAVNLRHQFFAAQAVIDDMKRQGGGAIINLGSISWMLKNGGYPVYVMAKAAVQGLTRGLARDLGPFGIRVNSLVPGWVLTDKQRRLWLDDAGRAAIKAGQCIDAELLPADLARMALFLAADDSRMITAQDVIVDGGWA is encoded by the coding sequence ATGACCATCGACAATTCCACGCCCGATCCGCACGCCGCGAGCGACGCGCGCTTCGCGCGCTACCCGAGCCTCGAGGATCGCGCCGTGCTGATCACGGGCGGCGCGACCGGCATCGGCGCGTCGTTCGTCGAGCACTTCGCCGAACAGGGCGCGCGCGTCGCGTTCGTCGATCTCGACGCGGCGGCCGGCGCCGCGCTCGCCGAGCGTCTCACGCATGCGCGACATGCGCCGCTGTTCCTGTCGTGCGACCTGACCGACATCGACGCGCTGCGCCGGGCGATCGACGCGATCCGCGCGCGCATCGGCGCGATCGCGGTGCTCGTGAACAACGCGGCGAACGACGTGCGCCATGCGATCGGCGACGTGACGCCCGCGTCGTTCGACGCGGGCATCGCGGTAAACCTGCGTCACCAGTTCTTCGCCGCGCAGGCGGTGATCGACGACATGAAGCGGCAGGGCGGCGGCGCGATCATCAATCTCGGCTCGATCAGCTGGATGCTGAAGAACGGCGGCTATCCCGTCTACGTGATGGCGAAGGCGGCCGTGCAGGGCCTGACGCGCGGCCTCGCGCGCGATCTCGGCCCGTTCGGCATCCGCGTGAATTCGCTGGTGCCCGGCTGGGTGCTGACCGACAAGCAGCGCCGGCTGTGGCTCGACGACGCGGGCCGCGCGGCGATCAAGGCCGGCCAGTGCATCGATGCCGAACTGCTGCCGGCCGATCTCGCGCGGATGGCGCTGTTTCTCGCGGCCGACGACAGCCGGATGATCACCGCGCAGGACGTGATCGTCGACGGCGGCTGGGCCTGA